One genomic region from Mycobacterium basiliense encodes:
- a CDS encoding PucR family transcriptional regulator, whose product MAEVAGGCISVIARQMDTIRDEFIAGLFAMMKDEIRGLNHDARMLDLWRASLTENYLAAIHYLDRDTPSSVLEAPAAALAYARASAQRDVPLAPLVRAHRLGHARFLEVAMQYVSLLEPAQQVPTITELVNRSSRVIDMVADQLIIAYEEEHDRWLSRRSGLQQQWVGQVLAGTPVDAQRAERVLGYRLDGAHLAALAWADTTVPVGDVVSLFDRIRLLVADELDQVTGSLMVPTDEHEVRLWFSVAAPREGVPTDPSRLCAAFETAGLPARLACGRVGHGLHGFRASLNEAELVKAVAHAGGARGARVVCYTEVAPVALMAADLDELRRFVADVLGQLSIADERTEWLRETLREFLIRNRSYVATAEAMTLHRNTIQYRVAQAMELCDQSLDDPDAVFKVQTALEVCRWMAPAVLRTPT is encoded by the coding sequence GTGGCCGAAGTCGCAGGCGGATGCATCTCGGTGATTGCCCGGCAGATGGACACGATCCGCGACGAGTTCATCGCGGGGTTGTTCGCCATGATGAAGGACGAGATTCGCGGGCTCAACCACGACGCCCGCATGCTGGACCTGTGGCGGGCGAGTCTTACCGAAAACTATCTCGCTGCCATCCACTATCTGGATCGCGATACACCCAGCTCGGTGCTCGAAGCACCGGCGGCCGCCTTGGCGTACGCCCGGGCTTCGGCGCAACGCGACGTGCCGTTGGCGCCGTTGGTGAGGGCACATCGACTCGGTCATGCGCGATTCCTCGAGGTGGCGATGCAGTACGTGTCGCTATTGGAGCCGGCGCAGCAAGTGCCGACCATCACCGAGTTGGTGAATCGCTCGTCGCGGGTCATCGACATGGTGGCCGACCAGCTGATTATCGCCTACGAAGAGGAACACGATCGCTGGTTGAGTCGGCGCAGCGGCCTGCAGCAACAGTGGGTCGGCCAGGTGCTCGCGGGTACCCCGGTCGACGCACAACGCGCGGAACGGGTGCTGGGCTACCGGTTGGACGGGGCGCACCTCGCGGCATTGGCGTGGGCGGATACGACCGTGCCGGTCGGTGACGTGGTGTCGCTGTTCGATCGTATCCGCTTGTTGGTGGCCGACGAACTGGATCAGGTGACCGGCTCATTGATGGTGCCGACCGATGAACATGAGGTACGCCTATGGTTTTCCGTTGCTGCGCCTCGCGAAGGGGTACCGACCGACCCGTCCCGTTTGTGTGCTGCATTCGAGACGGCAGGTCTCCCGGCACGGCTGGCGTGCGGTCGGGTGGGTCACGGACTGCACGGCTTCCGGGCCTCGTTGAACGAGGCTGAGCTGGTCAAGGCGGTGGCGCACGCCGGTGGGGCCCGCGGCGCCCGCGTTGTCTGTTACACCGAGGTCGCGCCGGTGGCGCTAATGGCCGCGGATCTGGATGAGCTGCGGCGCTTCGTCGCCGATGTGCTCGGCCAGCTCAGCATTGCCGATGAGCGCACCGAGTGGTTGCGCGAGACCCTGCGCGAGTTCTTGATCCGCAACCGGAGCTATGTGGCAACCGCCGAGGCAATGACGCTGCATCGCAACACTATTCAATATCGTGTTGCTCAGGCGATGGAGCTCTGTGATCAGAGTCTCGACGATCCGGATGCGGTGTTCAAGGTGCAGACCGCGTTGGAGGTCTGCCGATGGATGGCTCCGGCGGTGCTGCGCACACCCACGTAG
- a CDS encoding alpha/beta hydrolase has translation MKAQRLLRLARRPRPLTRATLEFTNAANGLRPITRNPYAAPAVFWFGWPTSEVPGIYLTASLVDAVRRGRRGDFAGPKGRTALALTVAAWAILGVIRHRGITTPGPVLEAGLNEGLGPDYAQELAALPTEPTKRGRRNLPLRTTVARRRYVAKSNIVAYGPHRRANLADIWRRRDLPRDGKAPVLVQVPGGAWVLGWRRPQAYPLMSHLVSRGWVCVSLNYRVSPLHTWPAHIVDVKRALAWVKENIAAYGGDPDFVAISGGSAGGHLSALAALTPNEPRFQPGFEDADTSVVAAVPIYGRYDWYSTDADGRPEFVELLERFVVKQKFSTHRQIFLEASPIHHVHADAPPFFVLHGRDDSLIPVIEAQEFVDELRAVSKSPVAYAELPNAQHAFDIFGSARAHQASEAVARFLSWVYVTKSREAER, from the coding sequence ATGAAGGCACAGCGCCTATTACGGCTAGCGCGCCGGCCCCGGCCGCTGACCCGCGCAACGCTGGAATTCACCAACGCCGCCAATGGCTTGCGCCCGATTACTCGTAACCCCTACGCGGCCCCCGCGGTGTTCTGGTTCGGCTGGCCAACCTCCGAGGTGCCGGGAATCTACCTGACCGCTTCGCTGGTCGACGCGGTGCGCCGCGGCCGCCGCGGTGACTTCGCCGGGCCGAAGGGAAGGACGGCGTTGGCATTGACGGTTGCAGCTTGGGCGATACTGGGGGTGATCCGCCACCGCGGGATCACCACCCCCGGGCCGGTGCTGGAAGCGGGGCTCAACGAGGGACTCGGGCCCGACTACGCACAGGAGCTGGCGGCTCTCCCCACCGAGCCGACGAAGCGTGGTCGACGCAATTTGCCCCTGCGCACGACGGTGGCGCGGCGGCGCTACGTCGCAAAGAGCAACATCGTGGCGTATGGCCCGCATCGACGCGCCAACTTGGCCGACATCTGGCGTCGCCGTGACCTGCCACGCGACGGCAAGGCACCGGTGCTGGTCCAGGTGCCGGGCGGCGCGTGGGTACTCGGGTGGCGACGCCCGCAGGCGTATCCACTGATGAGCCACCTGGTTTCGCGTGGCTGGGTCTGCGTGTCGCTGAATTATCGGGTCTCTCCCCTGCACACCTGGCCCGCCCACATCGTCGACGTCAAACGCGCGCTGGCGTGGGTGAAGGAAAATATCGCGGCCTACGGAGGGGATCCGGATTTCGTGGCGATCAGCGGCGGCTCCGCCGGCGGGCACCTTTCGGCCCTGGCGGCGTTGACCCCCAACGAGCCCCGGTTCCAGCCCGGCTTCGAGGACGCCGACACCTCGGTGGTGGCGGCCGTCCCCATCTACGGTCGGTACGACTGGTATTCCACCGACGCCGACGGACGGCCCGAGTTCGTCGAGCTGCTGGAGCGGTTTGTGGTGAAGCAAAAATTCAGCACCCACCGGCAGATCTTCCTCGAGGCGTCACCGATCCACCACGTGCACGCCGACGCACCACCGTTTTTCGTCCTGCACGGCCGAGACGATTCCCTCATCCCCGTCATAGAAGCCCAGGAGTTCGTCGACGAACTGCGGGCGGTATCCAAATCTCCGGTGGCCTACGCGGAACTACCCAACGCTCAGCACGCTTTCGACATCTTCGGTTCTGCACGCGCGCATCAGGCGTCCGAAGCCGTGGCCCGATTCCTGTCCTGGGTCTACGTCACGAAGAGCCGGGAAGCCGAACGCTAG
- the fadD12 gene encoding acyl-CoA ligase FadD12 has translation MSTRINQAFDLLATLRRARMIAPMRPDRYLKIAAAMRREGMSFTSGFSGAAQRCPDRPGLVDERGTLTWRQLDERGNALAAALQGLPGGAPKSVGIMCRNHRGFIDALLAANRIGANVLLLNTSFAGPALADVVARESVDTVIYDEEFAATVDRAFADQPGTTRIVAWTDAQHELTVEGLIADHTGQRPVRPGTKGKVILLTSGTTGTPKGAKHSGGTSGLGTLKAILDRTPWRAEESIVVVAPMFHAWGFSQLVLAASMACTIITRRKFDPEATLDLIDRHHATGLVVVPVMFDRIMELPTEVRNRYSCRSLRFAAASGSRMRPDVVVAFMDQFGDVIYNNYNATEAGMIATATPADLRAAPDTAGRPADGTEIHILDPEFNRVPTGEVGTIYVRNDSQFDGYTSGSTKDFHDGFMSSGDVGYLDHAGRLFVVGRDDEMIVSGGENVYPIEVEKTLAGHPGVAEASVIGVDDQQYGQRLAAFVVLEPGGSATSETLKQHVRDNLANYKVPREITILDQLPRGSTGKILRAELHSMVNGS, from the coding sequence ATGTCAACTCGTATCAACCAGGCTTTCGATCTGCTCGCAACGTTACGGCGGGCCCGGATGATCGCACCGATGCGGCCGGACCGATACCTGAAGATCGCCGCCGCGATGCGTCGCGAAGGCATGAGCTTCACCTCCGGGTTTTCCGGTGCGGCGCAGCGCTGCCCGGACCGGCCTGGGTTGGTGGACGAGCGGGGCACCTTGACCTGGCGGCAGCTCGACGAGCGTGGCAACGCCTTGGCCGCTGCGCTGCAGGGGCTTCCCGGCGGAGCGCCGAAGAGCGTTGGCATCATGTGCCGCAACCATCGTGGTTTCATCGATGCACTGTTAGCGGCCAACAGGATTGGCGCCAATGTTCTTTTGCTCAACACTTCGTTCGCCGGACCGGCGCTGGCAGACGTGGTGGCCCGCGAAAGCGTTGACACCGTTATCTACGACGAGGAGTTCGCCGCCACGGTAGACCGCGCATTCGCGGATCAACCCGGTACTACCCGCATCGTGGCGTGGACCGACGCGCAGCACGAACTGACCGTCGAAGGGCTGATCGCTGACCACACTGGGCAACGACCGGTCCGTCCCGGCACCAAGGGCAAGGTGATCTTGCTGACCTCCGGCACCACTGGAACACCTAAGGGCGCCAAGCACTCTGGCGGTACCAGTGGATTGGGCACCCTCAAGGCGATTTTGGACCGCACGCCGTGGCGGGCCGAGGAGTCCATTGTGGTGGTGGCGCCGATGTTCCATGCCTGGGGCTTCTCTCAGTTGGTTTTGGCTGCGTCGATGGCCTGCACGATCATCACCCGCCGCAAGTTCGACCCGGAGGCCACACTGGACCTCATCGACCGCCATCACGCGACGGGGTTGGTGGTGGTGCCAGTGATGTTCGACCGGATCATGGAGCTGCCCACCGAAGTGCGTAATCGCTACAGTTGCCGGTCACTGCGATTTGCCGCAGCATCGGGATCCCGGATGCGGCCCGATGTCGTGGTCGCGTTCATGGACCAGTTCGGCGACGTGATCTATAACAACTACAACGCCACCGAGGCCGGCATGATCGCCACCGCTACGCCCGCGGACTTGCGGGCGGCGCCCGATACCGCGGGTCGGCCGGCGGACGGAACGGAAATCCACATCCTGGACCCGGAATTCAATCGGGTACCCACCGGCGAAGTGGGGACCATCTATGTCCGCAACGACAGCCAATTCGATGGCTATACCTCGGGCAGCACCAAAGACTTCCACGACGGTTTCATGTCGTCGGGCGACGTCGGCTACCTCGACCACGCCGGACGATTGTTCGTGGTCGGGCGCGACGACGAGATGATTGTCTCGGGCGGCGAAAACGTCTATCCGATCGAAGTGGAAAAGACGCTGGCCGGCCATCCCGGGGTGGCCGAGGCGTCGGTGATCGGCGTGGATGACCAGCAGTATGGCCAGCGGCTGGCGGCGTTCGTGGTGTTGGAGCCCGGCGGATCGGCCACGTCGGAGACCCTCAAGCAACATGTCCGCGACAACCTGGCCAACTACAAGGTGCCCCGCGAAATCACCATCCTCGATCAGCTGCCGCGCGGCAGTACCGGAAAGATCCTGCGGGCCGAACTGCACTCGATGGTCAACGGATCATGA
- a CDS encoding lysophospholipid acyltransferase family protein, with amino-acid sequence MDVMRPVLKTYFRCEVHGLDAFPPGGALVVGNHSGGMFPMDVPIFSVSFYEKFGYDRPVYTLSHDILFMGLTGQLFRRTGYIRASRHNAAKALRSGGVVIVFPGGDYDAYRPTFSENIIDFNGRKGYVSTAIEAGVPIVPAVSIGGQETQFYLSRGTWLAERLGLKRLLRSDILPLSFGFPFGFSAAIPPNLPLPTKIVTEVLDPIDITGQFGENPDVDEVDAHVRSVMQEALNRLAATRRFPILG; translated from the coding sequence ATGGATGTGATGCGCCCAGTTTTGAAAACCTACTTCCGATGCGAGGTGCATGGCCTGGATGCCTTTCCGCCGGGCGGAGCACTGGTGGTCGGTAACCACTCCGGCGGAATGTTTCCGATGGACGTCCCCATCTTCAGCGTCAGCTTCTACGAGAAATTCGGCTACGACCGACCGGTCTACACGCTTAGCCACGACATCCTTTTCATGGGCTTGACCGGACAGCTTTTCCGGCGCACCGGCTACATCCGGGCCAGTCGGCACAACGCCGCCAAGGCCCTACGGTCCGGCGGCGTGGTCATCGTGTTTCCCGGTGGCGACTACGACGCGTACCGACCTACCTTCTCCGAGAACATCATCGACTTCAACGGTCGCAAGGGATACGTCAGCACCGCGATCGAGGCCGGCGTGCCCATCGTTCCCGCGGTGTCGATAGGCGGCCAGGAGACGCAGTTCTACCTGTCACGGGGCACCTGGCTGGCCGAGCGGTTGGGCTTAAAACGCTTGCTGCGCAGCGATATCCTGCCGCTGTCATTCGGATTTCCGTTTGGGTTTAGTGCCGCGATACCACCCAACCTGCCGCTGCCGACCAAGATCGTCACCGAGGTGCTCGATCCCATCGACATCACCGGGCAGTTCGGCGAGAATCCCGATGTCGACGAAGTCGACGCCCACGTTCGGTCGGTGATGCAGGAAGCCCTCAACCGGCTGGCCGCTACGCGACGTTTCCCGATCCTGGGGTAA